The genomic stretch gttctatgccccgacatcccatatggtcctccaagccaggagcaatttctgagcgcatagctaggaataaactgatgtgccccaaaaataaaaaaaaaagtgaagccaTTGTTGTTCACCCCAACCTTGCAAATGCAGAGTATGAGTGAGGGGTGCCCCAGGACAGCGGCAGTAGAGACTTTCCACTTTCTGGTAGGGAGCACACAGCGCCCTGCTAAGTCTGTTTGGCCCATTTGGGTTCTCTCCTACCCCTCAGATTTCAGTGGGATTCTGGACTGTCCTCTGACAGGCTTTGTTTCATGACCCAAAGAGCTTCTGGTCCTGCATCTACCCACTGTTCCTAGGTCTCTGCTCGTGCTCACAGACATCGGCTCCTCTGGGATGAAGTGACCCATTTAGACCCTGCACCCCAAGGAACACAGCACCAGCCTGCAGCAATGCAGCAGAAAGCTCCGGTGGTCCATGGGCCTCACGGGAGAGGTGAGGAGGCAGTTGTATTGACGGGAGAGAGATGGGAAGAGGCTTTTGAAtggggagtgagggagagaaaaaagacaaTAGGCTTTGGGCATTAGGGAGCTGGAATGTTCTAGAGAACCAGGAAtacaaggagctggagagatgtatGGCTCATAAGACACTTGTCTGGCTTGTAGCTAGCCCAGGTTAAATTCCTGGTacccccataaggtcccctgaatccCCCAGGAGTGCtccttgagcttagagccaggagtaagtcccgaacactgccaggtatggccccaaaacagacgcAAACAAGAGAATCAGGAATATGAGTGACTGTTTATAGGTCAGTTCTAAGATCTAGATTGAAAAGCGTTTGTCTAAACGTCAAATACAGGCTCTTCCCCCAAGGTGAAATCATAAGTAATAGTTTAGtgatatgtttttttaattcacaCATTTCTAACTACCCCAGTATATTTATAATTACTTAAAAGGATATGTATTTCCTTAAACAAGGACACTTTTTTATAACTACAGTACATTTATCACTGTTAAAATACATAACCATAGTTCATATTTAGCTTtctgtgtgtatttttgtttggtttgctttggaacaatattcagctgtgctcagaccttgttcctggccctgagctcagggatcacttgtggcaggctggggggaccattaGGATTTGGGGAGAGATTTTgagtcacccacatgcaaggcaagtcccttacctACTGCACCATCTCTGTATCCCAACCTGCTTGTGACATCGTCATTGGTCACAGAGATGGCtacagaatgattttttttggtcATCTACATTTGCTACTGTTAAGGTGTCCcctcttctatattttttttattagtgcAGATTGATAaagttataattttgttttctgatgttGAAATTTTCTCAAATTTCGCCAAAGGAGATCTTTCCATCTTGtcctctgtgatttttttttttttttttttttttggtttttaggccatgcccggtgacgctcagagattactcctggctctaagctcagaaatcactcctggcttgggggaccatatgggacaccaggggattgaaccgaggtctgtcctaggttagtgcgtgcaaggcaaatgccctaccacttgtatcaccgctctggcccctttcctgtgaatttttgacattttccttttcctttttattttttgtagaacAAGATATTTCCATCTTACCTCATACTTGcctcacatttttctctttttttcagattACAGTAGCTTGTTCTGtagaaatgaattttattttggggagttttttattttgtttaggggtcacacctggtgacactcaggggttactcctggctctgtactctgtgcttctggcaggcctgggggactgTTGCTTTTAATAATAAAGAGGTCCTTTGAATGGGCTAGAtagagatggaggcctttgttctttaGCCCCAGCCATGTGGCTCCATTCCCCTTTAACCAGCGGGTCTGCAAGTTCAGGTGGCTGCAAGAAGGCTATTCACTcacagcaggcttcaggaaatatcagctttattcatgccttaGCCAATGTGTATGACTTCTATATTATAACCATTCACGGATGCTATTTTTAGCTTGCCCTGTATCTAGCCTTTATCAGCCATCTCTAGCCTCCTGCTACCTCTGCATCCAGGTAAATACAAATCTCAATTCTttctgcccctgaggccaaaccttttattaccttcccaagacccctcccaggaatgggatgGTCTTGCTATAAAGTTACACatagcaagacccctcccaggaatgggagagtCTTGCAGATAAGATCAAGTTATACAGGAAGAGATGGGGTTACAagagaccatattgaatgctgggattcaaactgcctTCCATCCTGaaattggccgcatgcaagggaaacaccctgctgctgtgctatctctccagcccctagaaatgaattttagaaaaattatttagaggagccagagtgatagcaatagtgtgtttgccttgtacaaggctgacccgggacagacccggatttaatccctggcatacaatatggtcccctaagcctgccaggtataaaccctgagcaccgccgccaGGTGcaggccaaaaacaacaaccacaacaaaaatctttaaaaaaagaaagagatatatgGGCAGAGTCATAGTACATTAAATAGGACACTTGTTTTTCATGCagttcaacccaggttcaaaccccagcatccaatatgatcccaagtctgccaggaatgactcctgatcactgccccatgtggcctaaaatccaacccccaaaatttaaataacagaaaGAAGCAAATGTTTTCAGTGATAATATATCTCTTTTATTAATCCCTCAGTAGAGAAATACTTACTGAGAACTGAGTCATAGGATCTTCTGGTCATTGTGCAAACTTTATAGAAGATAGTTAAGCAAACCCAGTGGTATAGTCTTCTCACTGTTGTATATGAAATTTGCCGATGTTGACCAAAATATTGTTACGCGGCACATGACTATAATTATGGTTcaaagtattcaagcctattgctCAAGTATCCTggggggaccagagtggtggtgctagaggtaaggcatctatctgccttgcaagcgctagccttaggacggaccacggttccattccccagcatcccaaatggttcccccaagccaggagcaatttctgagagcataatcaggagcatcaagcgggtgtgcccccccccccaaataaagaatagTAACATGGGACTGAAAagttagtatagcaggtagagcactcgccttgcatatagctgatctggattcagtccctggttGAATCACAACAGGTCCTCTAAGCCCACAGGGGCtgatcctgagcactacctgttatggcacaaaaacaaaagaataatagcATAGACTTTTCAGTTTGGCAGTCCATTCTTGGATATCTATAGGTAGCAGTTTTGATAAACAATTTAGAAAGGAATCATATTCCTAGAGGTAGATTAACTCTCCTGTCTAGTGTGCACAGAGATTAGGGCTGAACGAGATCCCACACCAGGGTGGAACTGAGCCTTGGCGATGGAGAAGAAGCTGTCTGGGAGGAAGCCAGGGCATGcgttgtttgtgggccacacctggcagcactcagcgaCTGTTCCCAGCTTGGTGCATGAACCCAGTCGTGCCAAGAATGAACCTGGGCTCGCCATGCagctttctctccagctccagtgtTATGTTTCTGATGTATAGCTTCAGACTGAGCAGGATATTAAAGTGGAGATACTTTGTGGGCAATAGTGATTAAGTTCTCAGAGCTGAAGGCATCAGCATTTTGTCAGCAAAATTTTCAAAACTGAACTCACAGCTTCCAAGTGGGTCAGTGCTGGTCCTCAGAGCTACGGGGCAGGGTTGGTCACCCTCACCagattctttctcctttctcagcCATCCCCACTGCccagagtatggcccaaacccaGAAGAGAAGTCCTGGGGACCAGGAGATGACAGCGACACTTCTTACAGCCGGATTCCAGGTGACTTGAAATCTCACGGCATCCCTGAGCTCTCCCCGCTGTTTTTGTGGCATCTGCTTCATGACCGGATGGACGGTTGGTGGCAGTTGCCATTCAAGAACGTTCCCCCAAATTCTTTTGTGTAGAAGGAGATTTTTCTCCCAAAGAACGTTCCCACTCTTAGGTCCTTGTCAGCACTGGTGAATCTTGGTGACAGTCTAAGTTTGAACTTTGGAACAGACCAGTCCCCAAATGGGGGATTCTGTctggttgtttggttgtttgttttcagaCTTTAGAGAAGATTGAGGACATGGCTGTATCCCTCATTCGGGAGGAATGGCTTCTTGATCCACCACAGAAGTCTCTGAATAAAGATGACGGACCAGAGAATTACAGACACATGTTCTCCCTGGGTAAGGAAAGATTtggttttcctctttctttttctttttttttttttaattcatttattggaTTTGGGGGGTCAGAGCCAGAGTGCTGAGCGGTTATTCCTGCctttacacttaggaatcactgctgagagtgctcaggggaccatatggggtgcctgagatcaaatataagttggctgcatgccaggcaaacactccACTATACTCTCATTCTAGTCCCAGGAGAGATTGAGATTTccaatttttgtatgtttgtttgtttttgggtcacacctggtgacactcagggattactcctggctctgcgctcagaaatcaccccggcaggctcaggggacccgtatgggatgctgggattagaaccactgtccttcttgggttagccacttgcaacaCAGACGCCCAACCACTGTGTTATCTGAAGCATCACTGAAGAAGAAAAGCAGATTTATTTTCCAATCCAGGACTTATTCTTTGTAGCAAGGCAGTAATGAACTTGCCAGTTTGAAATCTTTCTCCTATTCCATATCACACATTTCTCCTTCTCTCAGATTGCATAAAATCTTTTAGATCTAagcaggagccatagcacaaccagatttgccttgcatgcaactgacccacgTTCGAACCCAGTGACCCATGGTCCTCAAGCCCGCCACAATTGATtctggagcacagaaccaggaaataaCCCATAAGCACTactaagtatgacccaaaaaaaacaaaaagatctttTAGATCGCATCATATAGGCTTACTGTGtatccccttttatttttattcttttttttttttgtcagttttttgtttttgggtcacacctggcagcgctcaggggttactcctgcctccatgctcagaaatcactcctggcaggctcgggggaccatatgggactccgggattcaaaccaatgaccttctgcatgaaaggcaaacgccttacctccatgctatctctccagccccttattttgaTTCTTATTGTTTTCATGGAGAGTGGGGAGGGACATTGAGTAGATGTTTCTGGGTTGCATTTTTTTATTACAGATGTTGAAGGCAGGACTGAGACCAAGGAAGCAGTGTCAAAACAGGCAAAGCCTCCTGGAATCCAGGCCCTTGGGGAGCCTGCTGCCAAGTGCAACGGTGATGCAGCCGAGCTCAATGAGCCTGGAGAAGCCGGAGACCAGCCAGGCAAGCTGGTGAGACAGCGGGGAAGTACCGAGGACCGTCGACATCAATGTAATGAGTGTGGGAAAAGCTTCGCCCAGAGCTCGGGCCTTGTGCGCCACTGGAGGATCCACACCGGGGAGAAGCCCTACCAGTGCAGCGTGTGCGGGAAAGCCTTCAGCTACCGCTCGGCCCTGCTCTCCCACCAGGACATCCACAACAAAGTCAAGCGCTACCGCTGTGGTGAGTGCGGCAAAGCCTTCAGCCAGAACACGGGCCTCATTTTGCATCAGCGAATCCACACTGGGGAGAAGCCTTACTGCTGCAGTCAGTGTGGTAAGGCCTTCAGCCAGAGTGCCGGACTCATCCTGCACCAGCGCATCCACAGTGGGGAGCGGCCCTACGAGTGCGGTGAGTGTGGCAAGGCCTTCAGCCACAGCTCGCACCTCATCGGCCACCAGCGCATCCACACGGGGGAGAAGCCCTACGAATGCGAGGAGTGTGGGAAAAGCTTCCGGCGCAGCTCGCACCTCATCGGCCACCAGCGGAGCCACACCGGGGAGAAGCCCTACAAGTGCCCCGAGTGCGGGAGGGCCTTCAGCCAGAAGTCGGGACTCATTGAGCACCAGCGGATCCACACGGGGGAGAGACCCTACAAGTGCCAAGAGTGCGGCAAGGCCTTCAACGGCAACACGGGCCTCATCCAGCACCTGCGCATCCATACTGGGGAGAAGCCCTACCAGTGCGGGGCGTGTGGCAAAGCCTTCATCCAGCGGTCGAGTCTCATTCGGCACCAGCGGATCCACACTGGAGAAAAGGCTGAACCCTCGGTTGTTtaaagggcgggggggggggggtttcccaCCTTTTGGGGGCTTTATTCAACAGAGAGTGTGTGCAGGCTGGAGAGAAGCTTTGCAGTGAAGCTCAGAGGCAGAAAGTGGTCCTTGGCGTCCTATCCCTGCCTGGTGTTCTGGTTGGCAGGTAGCAGTTAGtctccccacatacacacacacacacacacacacacacacacacacacacacacagcctgggCCAAGGCCTTGAGGCTCTTCCGAATCATCTATGGAGTGGTTTGGGTGGGAGCAGGGCCCCCGAGGTCCCACTGGATCCTAGaagtttggttggtttgggtttggggtcgcacccaatggcactcaggggttactcctgacattgcactcagaaatcactcctgaatggttccagggaccctatggaattctagaatcaaacctggctcagctgcGTGAAGGCAAACacctggctgtgctattgctccggccactATTAGAAGTTTGAAGGAGCATTAGACCCACTTGCTTATTGTGGCTCAAGGTATTTGGATGCAGATTTTGGGAGAGTCTAGCTGTAGGTTTGAGAGGCGCTGATCCCATTGCCTCTGCTGTTCTCCATCTTCTGTGAGTTCCCTCCCATATATTTCCTTTAGGTACCACACTGTGCTCCCAATCCTATTCAAGAAGTGGCTTTAGAAGACGAACCAGCCTCGGTGTGGGgcattcatatttgtatttcgCGCTCTGAGATCCTAGTTCTAGACAGTTTTTACAGACACTTATGGGTGTCGACACTTAATTGTCTTTTTACCTGATTGTTCTTCAGAGTCAGTGGAAATCAATGTTTCCCCACAGACTCagtatggtttgtttgtttttttttttttttttttgggggggtcacacccggcagcgctcaggggttactcctggctctatgctcagaaatctctcctggcaggctcatatggaatgtcgggattcaaaccaccaaccttctgcatgtaaggcaaatgccttacctccatgctatctctctggccccagagtatgATCTTTTTAATAACATCCCCTACTTTTATTTCTCATTCATCACCTTCAGAGTCCTTGAATCACACCCCTAGAAGCTATCAGCAAAGAAAGGGGCTGAATTGGTGGTGGTTGTGATAGTGGTAATAGTGCAGAGAAAGAGGTGAGTACAGAGTAGGCCTGGCTGTTCTGGAGCATGGTTAGGCCTTTTAGCGCTTTCTAGAACCTTCTAGTTCTCCGTTCTACTTTTCCACTGGATACTGTGGTGCAAATAGGTATTTACACAAGGTAAGTTGTCACGCCAGAGCAATTGGAGACAGGGTGCTTAGGGAAGACAAAAATTTATTACAAGGAATGTACGCGCCCCTTCTCATACTACATCTTAGATCCCTCGGGCTGAGATGTGTCCTGACTAAATGGCTCGTCAATCCTGACATTACCCTGAACCCAGAACCCATCTATCTCTAAAGACGACTTCCACGCTTCACTTCCCTTTCTCCATCTCATGGGTAACTTGATGGCCACAGTAATAATCCGTTCAGTACTTCACCTCACAACTCCTCATTCTCCTGGGTTTGGGTACACTACGTTTGTAATCCAGCAAAGGCATGAGATTAAATTCAGTATTAGCAGGTACTATATTTTATACTGAGGTTTTCAGAATACCAGGAGATACTGTCCTAATGAGCCTGGTTTAAAGTAATACATCACGGGTTATGTGTCTACACCTGGGCTGGCCTTTCAGTTTAGCCTTTCTAGCTAGTCGTGCTGTTGCTTTCCTAAACCTCAATTCTCTCCAGAAATCTCCTGCTCAGAAGTGCCATATTGTTCATTGTATCAGAAAACTATTTCAAATCCCATCTCAAACCTAGATTTGCATAGCTATTTGCTTCTTTCCAACTCAGTTTTCAAAACTGAAATGGCCTCGTTTATTCTGACATAAGAAtatgatttgtatttttatatgaaaCTCCAAGAGAAGCTGCATAGTTTCACAGTGACTGTCTTGAGAGgggtatacatttaaaaatatttcatggtaGTTTTATGAATCTACTTTGGGAGAGCCCACACCTAGCAGcttatgggttacttctggctctgagataATGTAGTTGCTGGAATTCAGCCTGGACCCACTGTATGCCAAGCTTGTGTACAGCTGTTAGTCTCTCTTATGTCTTAATGACCCAATTTTGGCATTCCAAGTTTCCTCTCAACATCCAtttgttgggtgtgtgtgtgtgtgtgtatacatatatagttatGTCTATACAACTAACCTTAATCTCTAACATCAAAATCTCTGTGGGAGGGGGtcgcagagtgatagcacagtggtaaggcccttgcacatgactgatttaggagggaccttggttcgatcccagtgtctaatcccccaagccaggagcgatttctgagtgcagattcaggagtaaccccagagcaatagtacagcaagtaaggtgtttaccttgcatgtagccaacctgggtttgatccccagcgtcccatatggtaccccaagcaccaccaggaatgtttccttagtgcagagccagaacacgGGCCTCATTCTGCATCAGctgcaccaggtgtggccccaaaagaaaagctcAGAAACAAATTATTGCTACCCTATTAGCTTTTCTCTGTCATTCTGTTTTCCTTAGTTAACTTCCcatctattttgtttttccattttttttctttgttttggggtcacccagtggtgctcaggagttgctcctggctctgcaatcagaaatcgctcctggcaggctcaggaccatatgggaatgctaggattcaaaccaccgctaGTTCTGGaatggctgcctgcaaggcaaacaccctactgctgtgctattgctccggcccctatttggtTTTTCTTATTCCCACTGCATGCCTCCCTCCATAAGGATTATCATTTTAACCCTTGTATTTGTATTTCCCAGAACTAGAAACAGATTTGTCTCCGGATCCTTGCTCTATGTGTCAGTCAGACATGTCTTAGCTTGTCAGAGGTGAATCCCACAGGGCTGGGCTGCCTTATGTCCCAGCATTACCGAGGCTCATTGCTATCCCGGAATCCACCCAGGTACAGACATGCATGCACCTCCATCTGGGAGTTGGGAGAGCACAGCTGCCCAGAATAAACCATAGAGGTGGGCAGCATATTTGAATAATCCCAGGCACATCAGCTACTTACAGAGGTTTTTATTCAGCGTGCAGAACAGTTAACAGGTAACTGTTGTGATGAGAAAAGACTGAGCTGAGCAAACTGGCTGATCCAGCTCTGCTGTGGGAATAGCCAAATCACAAGTCAAAGAGTACAGAAAGTTGCTTCTCCAGACACAGTAGCAGCCATTCTCGGCAGTTGGCTTAGCCTTAGAGCATTGTTGATCAAGTTTAGGACCTTATTTTAAAACCCTAAGTGACATGCACTAAGCTCCTTTTTCCTGCAAGTTCtgcttggtgttttgttttgttatagggGTGATGTGGCACATTgagttgtgctcagggcatagtcctggctctgcaatcaggactCGATCCTGGTGGCCTTGGACCAATTGGGGTACGGGAAATCAAACCGAGATTGGTAGCATGCAgaacaagtaccctacccattgtactatctcaacCAGCAGGTGCCTTGTTTCAGAGCTAATGTGGGATTGTGCTGTTTCCTTAGCTGTTGCTATCCAGTGCACCACTTCAAGTCTCAAAAATTTCACCATGCAGCGCAGTGGTGGGGTTGACTACCAGAGGCAGCGATTTGCTTTACTCTGCTGAGGTGCTAGCATATAAAAGCTGACATTGACTGAGCCCTCAGCCTGTCTCATGCTTGTGACAGGTCCTCAGTGGAAACCAGGCCTACAACACTGAAGGAGCTCACAGGAGTAATGTGCTGGTAGCAGTGTGGCCTCCGCTGCTGCTTTGACCACTGTGCTACCCTTGCCAGTGTTTGAAAATCATGTGTCCCTTCTCCCTGGGCAGAGGGAAAGCAAAATTGTGTAAATCCATAATAATCACTGGAAATTTGATTCCAAACTGCCATTCTTGGTTTATAGTTATATTAACTTTAaatgttgatttctttttaaagtgtgggttcttttcattttaatacttTGTAGGGCAAGAAGTAAATTTTGCATTCAAGACATTTCAAAGAGTAACGGGGACGATAAATGATTGATCTGAATGCCTTTCTAAACTGCCTGAGAAAAATGGAATCATGAAGGAAAATGAAATATCTGTACACTAAGCTAGGCAGATGactgtaaaaatgaaaatagtgaGTGGGTTCATCTCTGCCATAAAGTAGGAAAAGCCTTCAGCCTCTGGCCCATCTCCAGATGTGTTTCTATTTATGGATTTTGCAAACAAGAATCTATGGTCTTATCCTATCTTTTTGTGAAGCTGTTCTTCAAACCTCTCTAGCTTCTGTTTTTGGCTCTCCAACAAAATGTCCTTGAAATCGTCCAGGGATAAATATT from Suncus etruscus isolate mSunEtr1 chromosome 18, mSunEtr1.pri.cur, whole genome shotgun sequence encodes the following:
- the LOC125996168 gene encoding zinc finger protein with KRAB and SCAN domains 8-like; protein product: MASESRKPFTPSSADPAPEQDLVIVKVEEDPAWDQESGPLGSNSLGPEQFRLRFRELRYQETLGPREALIQLRALCHQWLRPDLHTKEQILELLVLEQFLSILPTQLQVLAEEHPLDSGEDVVTLLEGLERQINILGRPVSARAHRHRLLWDEVTHLDPAPQGTQHQPAAMQQKAPVVHGPHGRAIPTAQSMAQTQKRSPGDQEMTATLLTAGFQTLEKIEDMAVSLIREEWLLDPPQKSLNKDDGPENYRHMFSLDVEGRTETKEAVSKQAKPPGIQALGEPAAKCNGDAAELNEPGEAGDQPGKLVRQRGSTEDRRHQCNECGKSFAQSSGLVRHWRIHTGEKPYQCSVCGKAFSYRSALLSHQDIHNKVKRYRCGECGKAFSQNTGLILHQRIHTGEKPYCCSQCGKAFSQSAGLILHQRIHSGERPYECGECGKAFSHSSHLIGHQRIHTGEKPYECEECGKSFRRSSHLIGHQRSHTGEKPYKCPECGRAFSQKSGLIEHQRIHTGERPYKCQECGKAFNGNTGLIQHLRIHTGEKPYQCGACGKAFIQRSSLIRHQRIHTGEKAEPSVV